A portion of the Oncorhynchus nerka isolate Pitt River linkage group LG27, Oner_Uvic_2.0, whole genome shotgun sequence genome contains these proteins:
- the LOC115111179 gene encoding 4-hydroxybenzoate polyprenyltransferase, mitochondrial-like has translation MQVDRTATRPLAAAKISQMQALFFLGGQRSLVLEALLCLNYYIIALGAASLSQVVTHTLMKSITYWPQLVLGLTFYSTVFGSCDWSVCLPLYFSGVVWTSIYDTIYAHQVLDDDIRVGVKSIALRFQEHTNNWLSGLMMAMMLRLVVAGFNAEQTLPYYATLWLFTSHFSGYIYTLDINKPEDCWKKLISIRNLGLLLFLGIVCGKKEDTLYFQEFDTAPFTPFQPLL, from the exons ATGCAGGTTGACAGGACAGCTACTCGGCCCCTTGCTGCAGCGAAAATATCTCAGATGCAGGCCCTTTTCTTCTTGGGAGGTCAGCGTTCTCTGGTACTGGAGGCCCTACTTTGCCTCAATTATTACAT CATAGCCCTTGGAGCTGCTTCCCTATCTCAGGTAGTCACACATACACTAATGAAGAGCATCACCTACTGGCCACAACTTGTATTGG GACTGACTTTCTATTCTACTGTCTTTGGCTCCTGTGACTGGTCAGTGTGCCTACCACTGTATTTCTCAGGAGTGGTGTGGACATCCATTTATGACACCATCTATGCCCATCAGGTATTAG ATGACGATATCAGAGTAGGGGTCAAGTCTATAGCATTGAGGTTCCAGGAGCACACCAACAATTGGCTCAGTGGGCTCATGATGGCCATGATGTTAAGGCTGGTTGTGGCTGGGTTCAACGCAGAACAGACCCTGCCTTACTATGCAACACTGTGGCTATTCACCTCACATTTCAG TGGGTATATTTACACATTGGACATCAACAAGCCAGAGGACTGCTGGAAGAAATTGATTTCAATCAGAAACCTTGGACTACTTTTGTTCTTGGGAATAGTCTGTGGAAAGAAAGAAGATACACTTTATTTCCAAGAGTTTGATACcgctccattcactccattccagccattattatga